A single region of the Paraburkholderia sprentiae WSM5005 genome encodes:
- a CDS encoding AAA family ATPase: MTTAVVKQEIAVASFSRVYDLDEVETALNGLGEGANDALRATYEKMLKTGNLRFCVKPNRMPSIDDLIDALPNFSAPLDDIRKQVALCLETEDRLELMPILLLGEPGIGKTHFAKQLARLLGTAYQYVAMSSLTAGWILSGASSQWKNSKPGKVFDALVNGSYANPVIAVDEIDKATGDSQYDPLGALYALLEHDTAQSFIDEFAEIPINAGNVIWIATANDERAIPEPILNRMNVYEVPPPDHAGARRIAQSIYDEIRGAHNWGLRFPEMLGDATLDALKRASPREMRRAILNGFGAARIAGRDRMEPADIRLDYGNRRKPIGF; this comes from the coding sequence ATGACGACAGCAGTGGTCAAACAGGAAATCGCCGTAGCATCGTTCAGCCGGGTGTATGACCTCGACGAAGTCGAAACCGCGCTGAACGGTCTCGGCGAGGGCGCGAACGACGCGCTGCGCGCGACCTACGAAAAGATGCTGAAAACCGGCAATCTGCGATTCTGCGTGAAGCCGAACCGGATGCCGTCGATCGACGATCTGATCGACGCGCTGCCTAATTTTTCAGCGCCGCTCGACGACATTCGCAAGCAGGTCGCACTGTGCCTCGAAACCGAGGACCGGCTCGAGTTGATGCCGATCCTGCTGCTCGGCGAGCCGGGAATCGGCAAGACGCATTTCGCGAAGCAGCTGGCCCGCCTGCTCGGCACTGCGTACCAATACGTCGCAATGAGTTCGCTGACGGCGGGATGGATTCTGTCGGGCGCGTCGTCGCAATGGAAGAACTCGAAGCCGGGCAAGGTGTTCGATGCGCTCGTCAACGGCAGCTATGCGAACCCGGTGATAGCCGTCGACGAAATCGACAAGGCGACCGGCGATTCGCAATACGATCCGCTCGGCGCGCTCTATGCGTTGCTCGAACACGACACCGCGCAGAGCTTCATCGACGAGTTCGCCGAGATTCCGATCAATGCGGGCAACGTGATCTGGATCGCCACCGCCAACGACGAACGCGCGATCCCCGAGCCGATCCTCAACCGCATGAACGTCTATGAGGTCCCGCCGCCCGACCATGCAGGCGCGCGGCGCATCGCGCAGTCGATCTACGACGAGATTCGCGGCGCGCACAATTGGGGTCTGCGCTTTCCCGAGATGCTCGGCGATGCGACGCTCGATGCCCTCAAGCGTGCATCGCCGCGCGAGATGCGCCGCGCGATCCTGAACGGCTTCGGCGCGGCGCGCATCGCGGGACGTGATCGCATGGAACCGGCCGACATCCGCCTCGATTACGGAAACCGCCGGAAACCGATTGGTTTTTAA